The proteins below come from a single Dermacentor albipictus isolate Rhodes 1998 colony chromosome 7, USDA_Dalb.pri_finalv2, whole genome shotgun sequence genomic window:
- the LOC135896357 gene encoding uncharacterized protein isoform X2, with protein MYRLYALVCCLTLHFSRARQQLVADGPDIAAEQALAEGAAAESSCPLPPAVEHNGNDVVVTGSPVPQLTRRAKVTWDTEARPPYRSRDSIACEEEGGVVYRCGVDGDEEGIDTSRCTIRWVNCPAVSSHGVNMNVSSVEAHDLLHMAGHLAKLFCMAAGRPTVSGPDSANTPEGLSWYVPKFSERAFAFYRNLSTAGGSNEDCETLFVSYAISVELSEIFSSRVFGR; from the exons ATGTATCGACTGTACGCCCTCGTATGCTGCCTTACACTCCACTTCTCTCGTGCGCGGCAACAGTTG GTTGCTGACGGTCCAGACATAGCCGCAGAGCAAGCCCTGGCCGAGGGAGCAGCCGCCGAGTCGTCCTGCCCGCTGCCGCCGGCGGTCGAACACAACGGCAACGATGTCGTTGTCACCGGTAGCCCGGTCCCGCAGCTGACCAGGCGCGCAAAGGTCACTTGGGACACCGAGGCTAGGCCGCCCTACCGTTCGCGTGATAGTATTGCGTGTGAAGAAGAGGGCGGGGTCGTTTACCGCTGTGGCGTCGACGGCGATGAGGAGGGCATCGACACGTCGAGGTGCACCATACGCTGGGTTAACTGCCCCGCCGTTAGTTCGCACGGCGTCAATATGAACGTCAGTAGCGTCGAGGCTCACGACCTGCTGCACATGGCGGGGCACTTGGCCAAGTTATTCTGCATGGCGGCCGGGCGACCAACCGTGTCCGGCCCGGACAGCGCCAACACGCCCGAGGGCTTGAG CTGGTACGTGCCCAAGTTCAGCGAGCGGGCTTTCGCCTTCTACAGGAATTTGTCCACTGCCGGAGGATCGAACGAAGACTGCGAGACCCTGTTCGTCAGCTACGCGATAAGTGTGGAGCTGTCGGAGATCTTCTCGTCGAGAGTCTTTGGTCGATAA
- the LOC135896357 gene encoding uncharacterized protein isoform X1, which translates to MHIFELQSTASFYAVFPSPDARIVTLVDNRLSVCPIRIVRPAPFLHVSTVRPRMLPYTPLLSCAATVADGPDIAAEQALAEGAAAESSCPLPPAVEHNGNDVVVTGSPVPQLTRRAKVTWDTEARPPYRSRDSIACEEEGGVVYRCGVDGDEEGIDTSRCTIRWVNCPAVSSHGVNMNVSSVEAHDLLHMAGHLAKLFCMAAGRPTVSGPDSANTPEGLSWYVPKFSERAFAFYRNLSTAGGSNEDCETLFVSYAISVELSEIFSSRVFGR; encoded by the exons ATGCATATTTTCGAATTGCAAAGCACCGCCTCTTTCTATGCCGTCTTCCCCTCTCCTGATGCGCGTATTGTAACACTAGTAGACAACCGGCTGTCTGTCTGCCCTATACGCATTGTCCGCCCAGCTCCGTTTCTTCATGTATCGACTGTACGCCCTCGTATGCTGCCTTACACTCCACTTCTCTCGTGCGCGGCAACA GTTGCTGACGGTCCAGACATAGCCGCAGAGCAAGCCCTGGCCGAGGGAGCAGCCGCCGAGTCGTCCTGCCCGCTGCCGCCGGCGGTCGAACACAACGGCAACGATGTCGTTGTCACCGGTAGCCCGGTCCCGCAGCTGACCAGGCGCGCAAAGGTCACTTGGGACACCGAGGCTAGGCCGCCCTACCGTTCGCGTGATAGTATTGCGTGTGAAGAAGAGGGCGGGGTCGTTTACCGCTGTGGCGTCGACGGCGATGAGGAGGGCATCGACACGTCGAGGTGCACCATACGCTGGGTTAACTGCCCCGCCGTTAGTTCGCACGGCGTCAATATGAACGTCAGTAGCGTCGAGGCTCACGACCTGCTGCACATGGCGGGGCACTTGGCCAAGTTATTCTGCATGGCGGCCGGGCGACCAACCGTGTCCGGCCCGGACAGCGCCAACACGCCCGAGGGCTTGAG CTGGTACGTGCCCAAGTTCAGCGAGCGGGCTTTCGCCTTCTACAGGAATTTGTCCACTGCCGGAGGATCGAACGAAGACTGCGAGACCCTGTTCGTCAGCTACGCGATAAGTGTGGAGCTGTCGGAGATCTTCTCGTCGAGAGTCTTTGGTCGATAA